TCCTACCGGCAGAGCTACGCCGCCTACCGCGACCTGCTCGACGCGGGCGTCGCGCGCGAGGTCGCCCGCTCGGTCCTGCCGGTCGGCCTGTTCTCGTCGATGTACGCCACGTGCAACGCGCGCTCGCTCATGCACTTCCTCGGCCTGCGCACGCGCGACGAGCGCGCGGCGGCGCCGTCGTTCCCGCAGCGGGAGATCGAGATGGTGGGCGAGCGCATGGAGGAGGAGTGGGCGCGCCTGATGCCGCTGACCCATGCGGCGTTCAACGCGAACGGCCGGGTGGCGCCGTAGCGCGCGCACCGCTGCGCCTCGATCCCGGTCGAAGTGTCCGTATTGCGACATTTCGCGAAGTTCATTTAGGGTGAATGGACGGACCCGGCGCTGTCTGAACCCCCGAGCAGGCAGTGCCGGGTTCCACCGGTTGAACGCCCCGATGGGCCCGAGCACGCTGAGCTACGAGTAGCGTGGAACCTATGGCTCCGACCTCCACACCGCAGACCCCGTTCGGACGGGTCCTGACCGCCATGGTGTCGCCGTTCACGGCCGACGGCTCGCTCGACATCGACGGCGCCCAGCGCCTCGCCGTCCACCTGGTGGACGCAGGCAACGACGGCCTGATCGTCAACGGCACCACCGGTGAGTCCCCGACCACCAGCGATGTGGAGAAGAAACGCCTGGTGCGCGCCGTCGTCGAAGCGGTGGGCGACCGCGCCCACGTCGTCGCCGGCGTCGGCACCAACGACACGCGGCACAGCATCGAGCTGGCCCGCGCCGCCGAGGAGGCGGGCGCCCACGGGCTGCTCACGGTCACGCCGTACTACAACAAGCCCCCGCAGGAGGGGCTGCTGCGGCACTTCACCGCGATCGCCGACGCCACCGGCCTGCCGGTGATGCTCTACGACATCCCGGGCCGTTCCGGTGTCCCGATCAACACCGAGACCATGGTCAGGCTGGCCGAGCACCCGCGCATCGTCGCGAACAAGGACGCCAAGGGCGACCTCGGCCGGGCCGGCTGGGCCATCGCCACGACCGGCCTCGCCTGGTACTCGGGCGACGACATGCTGAACCTGCCCCTGCTCTCCGTCGGCGCGGTGGGCTTCGTCTCCGTCGTCGGCCACGTGGTCACGCCCGAGCTGCGGGCCCTGGTCGACGCGTACACCGGCGGCGACGTGGCGAAGGCCGCCGAGATCCACCAGAAGCTGCTTCCCGTCTTCACCGGAATGTTCCGTACGCAGGGCGTGATCACCTCCAAGGCGGCCCTCGGGTTCCTCGGCCTGCCGGGCGGCCCCCTGCGCCTGCCCCTGGTCGGTCTCACCCCTGAGGAGACCGACCAGCTCAAGCGGGATCTGACGGCCGGCGGGGTACAAATCTGAGAACAGAAGCGTTGCCTGTCCGGCGCGGAGCGCCGCGCGGAGGGTGATAACTGAATACCGACCAGTGCACAGAGACACGCGCGCCGCGCCGCCCCGCACGGGGGCGGCGGCGCGCGTGGTCAGGAGAGTCTCTTGAGTCATCCGCACCCAGAACTCGGCCCGCCGCCGAGGCTTCCTGAGGGTGGCCTGCGCGTTACCCCGCTCGGCGGCCTCGGCGAGATCGGCCGCAACATGACCGTCTTCGAGTACGGTGGGCGCCTGCTCATCGTCGACTGCGGCGTGCTGTTCCCCGAGGAGGAGCAGCCGGGAATCGACCTGATCCTCCCGGACTTCAGCTCCATCAGGGACCGTCTCGACGACATCGACGGCATCGTCCTCACGCACGGCCACGAGGACCACATCGGGGGCGTGCCCTTCCTGCTCCGCGAGAAGCCGGACATTCCGCTGATCGGCTCCAAGCTGACCCTCGCCCTGATCGAGGCCAAGCTCCAGGAGCACCGCATCCGTCCGTACACACTTGAGGTCCGCGAGGGCCACAAGGAACGGGTCGGGCCGTTCGACTGCGAGTTCGTGGCCGTCAACCACTCGATCCCGGACGCCCTCGCCGTGGCGATCCGCACGCCGGCCGGCATGGTCGTGCACACCGGCGACTTCAAGATGGACCAGCTGCCGCTCGACGGCCGCCTCACCGACCTGCGCGCCTTCGCGCGACTCGGCGAGGAGGGCATCGACCTGCTGCTCGCCGACTCGACCAACGCCGAGGTGCCCGGGTTCGTCGCGCCGGAGCGCGAGATCTCCGGAGTGCTCAGGCAGGTCTTCTCGCGCGCCGAGAAGCGGATCATCGTGGCGAGCTTCGCCAGCCATGTGCACCGCATCCAGCAGATCGTGGACGCCGCGCACGAGCACGGCCGGCGGATCGCGTTCGTCGGCCGCTCCATGGTCAGGAACATGGGCATTGCCCGCGACCTGGGCTACCTGCGGGTCCCCGCCGGCCTGGTGGTCGACGTGCGGACGCTGGACGACCTGCCGGACCACGAGGTCGTCCTGGTGTGCACCGGCTCCCAGGGGGAGCCCATGGCGGCGCTGTCCCGGATGGCGAACCGCGACCACCAGATCAGGATCGTCGAGGGCGACACCGTCATCCTCGCCTCCTCGCTGATCCCGGGCAACGAGAACGCGGTCTACCGCGTGATCAACGGCCTGACCCGCTGGGGGGCCAACGTCGTCCACAAGGGCAACGCCAAGGTGCACGTCTCCGGGCACGCCTCGGCCGGTGAACTGCTGTACTTCTACAACATCTGCCGGCCCAGGAACCTCATGCCCGTGCACGGCGAGTGGCGCCACCTGCGCGCCAACGCGGAGCTCGGCGCGGCGACGGGCGTTCCCGCGGAGCGCATCGTCATCGCCGAGGACGGGATCGCCGTCGACCTCGTGGACGGCAAGGCCAGGATCGCGGGCAAGGTCCAGGCCGGGTACGTGTACGTGGACGGCCTGTCGGTCGGCGACATCACCGAGTCGAGTCTG
Above is a genomic segment from Streptomyces marincola containing:
- the dapA gene encoding 4-hydroxy-tetrahydrodipicolinate synthase, whose protein sequence is MAPTSTPQTPFGRVLTAMVSPFTADGSLDIDGAQRLAVHLVDAGNDGLIVNGTTGESPTTSDVEKKRLVRAVVEAVGDRAHVVAGVGTNDTRHSIELARAAEEAGAHGLLTVTPYYNKPPQEGLLRHFTAIADATGLPVMLYDIPGRSGVPINTETMVRLAEHPRIVANKDAKGDLGRAGWAIATTGLAWYSGDDMLNLPLLSVGAVGFVSVVGHVVTPELRALVDAYTGGDVAKAAEIHQKLLPVFTGMFRTQGVITSKAALGFLGLPGGPLRLPLVGLTPEETDQLKRDLTAGGVQI
- a CDS encoding ribonuclease J, coding for MSHPHPELGPPPRLPEGGLRVTPLGGLGEIGRNMTVFEYGGRLLIVDCGVLFPEEEQPGIDLILPDFSSIRDRLDDIDGIVLTHGHEDHIGGVPFLLREKPDIPLIGSKLTLALIEAKLQEHRIRPYTLEVREGHKERVGPFDCEFVAVNHSIPDALAVAIRTPAGMVVHTGDFKMDQLPLDGRLTDLRAFARLGEEGIDLLLADSTNAEVPGFVAPEREISGVLRQVFSRAEKRIIVASFASHVHRIQQIVDAAHEHGRRIAFVGRSMVRNMGIARDLGYLRVPAGLVVDVRTLDDLPDHEVVLVCTGSQGEPMAALSRMANRDHQIRIVEGDTVILASSLIPGNENAVYRVINGLTRWGANVVHKGNAKVHVSGHASAGELLYFYNICRPRNLMPVHGEWRHLRANAELGAATGVPAERIVIAEDGIAVDLVDGKARIAGKVQAGYVYVDGLSVGDITESSLKDRRILGDEGFITVFVVVDSSTGKIVSGPSIHTRGSGIEESDFAAVIPKIDEVLARSAQDGVVEPHQLQQLVRRTVGKWVSDTYRRRPMIMPVVVDV